One Nocardia huaxiensis genomic window, GAACACCAAGGGAATACGGGAATATAATAGAGTCCTCCCACCCCTCCCGATTGAGCGCTTCGGGTCCGCCGGCCCCACGTGCCGAGGCGTTCCACACGCATCCGATCTGCCGATTCAGCTGTGCATCAACGCCGCGGCCGGCGATGTCGACATCGAAACCCGACACAGGGGAGTCGCCATGTCCACACTCACCGCACCCGAATCAGGCCCGATGGTACTGAGTCCGCAGGAGGTCGAGGAGATCGGCCGCCGGCTCGACGCACTGCGTGCCCGGATCACCGCCGATCTGGGCCGGCGCGACCGCGAGTACATCTATTCGATCATCAAGGCGCAACGCAGTCTCGAGGTGGCCGGCCGCGGCCTGATGTATCTGGGCTTGCTGCCGCCGTTCTGGCTGGCGGGTGTGACCGCCCTGAGCCTGTCCAAGATTCTGGACAACATGGAGATCGGCCACAACGTCATGCACGGCCAGTGGGACTGGATGCACGAGCCGACCCTGAATTCGCAAGTGTTCGAATGGGATCTGGTCTGCCCGGCCGACCAGTGGAAGCACTCGCACAACTACATCCATCACACCTACACCAATATCCGCGGGCGCGACCGCGACCTGGGCTACGGCTTCCTGCGCATCGACGAAAGCCAGCGGTGGTATCCCTATTACCTGGGCAACCCGGTGTACGCGGCCGCTCTGATGCTGTTGGTGGAGTGGGGCGTGATGCTGCACGATCTCGAGGTGGAGAACATTGTGCGGGGCAAGCGCAACTGGTCCGACCTCCGGCGGCTGATCTCGGCCCAATGGCGCAAGGCCGGCCGGCAGGTGCTCAAGGACTACGTGACCTTCCCGCTGCTGACCGGTCCGCTGTTCGTGCCCACCCTGGCCGGCAATGCCACCGCCAATATCGTCCGCAACATCTGGGCCTACACGATCATCTTCTGCGGCCACTTCCCCGCCGGGGTACAGACGTTCACCGAGGAGCAGACCGCCGACGAGACCCCGGGCGAATGGTACGTGCGGCAAATGCTCGGATCCTCGAACATCACCGGCAGCAAGCTTTTCCACATCCTCTCGGGCAACCTCTCGCATCAAATCGAGCATCACCTGTTCCCCGATCTACCGGCCAACCGATACCAGGAGATCGCCCCCGAGGTGCGTGACCTGTGCGAGAACTACGGCCTGCCGTACAACACCGGTCCGCTGAGCGCGCAAATCGGATCGGTGTGGAAGAAGATCTTCCGACTGGCCCTGCCACCCATCATCACCGGCAACGCCTCTCGGCCCGCCGGTGTCATCATGACGCGATAGCAGCACCGCCGCACCCGACGGTCGCCGCCCCACCGAGTCCGGACGCACCCGGTCCGACTGCCGATTCAGCTGTGCGTCAACGCCGTGGCCGACGATGTCGACAGAGTGCTCTGAGCTGGGGTGTTAGCCGACAGCAGCCCGCGCAGGATGCGAACCTGCGACACGCGACCGGGGGTTTCTCGGCTGCGTATATTGGCTCGCGAATAGGAACCACTGCCTGACCTGGGCGAACGGCGGTCCCAGGAGCGCCCTCGGCAGGATTCGAACCTGCGACACCCGCTTTAGGAGAGCGGTGCTCTATCCCCTGAGCTACGAGGGCTGAACTGGTGGCGCGGGGTGCGCGGCCGACCGGGACGACGGGGAGTCTACCTGGTCGGCGGGCGCGGGGTCGCATGCATATCGGTGGGGTTATTTTTTGGTGCCCACGGCGATGATGTAGTCGGCCCAGGGGCCCCAGAGCAGGAGGCCGGGGCGGGAGAAGGTGGCGCGCAGGACGGGGTTGACGCGGCGCATGTCGGGGGCGCGCAGGCGCTTGCCGAGGTGGCGGGCGAGGGGGCGGTAGACGTCGCGGCGGATGGAGTAGGTGGTGACGTCGGTGAAACCGGCCTGCTGCAAGGCTTTTCGGTAGCGGGGGAGGTCGAGGACGTCGCGTTCGTGGAGGGTGCCGGGGAGGCGGCGGAGGGCGGGGGTGTCGCCTACGCGGATGGCGAAGTCGGTGAAAGGGTTGGCGCGGGGGACGATGTCGGCGGCCACCAGTTTGCCGCCGGGCTGGAGGATGCGATGTGCCTCGGCGAAAAACTGTGTGTGCGAAGGGAAGTGGAAGGCCGACTCCAGAGCGGTGACCTTGGTGCAGGATTCGGATTCGCGGGGGAGCGCGACGGCCGAGCCGTAGGTGAAGCGGATGCGGTCGGCCAGGCCGAGTTCGGCGGCGCGGCGATTGGCGATCTCGATCTGTTCGACGGCGATGTTCATGCCGGTGATCTCCAGCGGGCCGAACTCCTCGGCCCAGAGGAAGTCCTGGTCGCCGTAGCCGCAGCCGACATCGACCTGGACATCGCCGGGACCGAGTTCGGCTTCGCGGGCCACCAGGCGGGCCAGGTCGCGGCTGGCCTCGTCGAGGGTGGCGGGACGGTCGCGCCAGTAGCCGAGATTGATGAAGAGGGAGTCTTCGCCGAAAAGGTTCTGCGGGCCGACGATGTCGTAGATGCGGCCGGCCCGCTCACCGGGTGGGAGGAGAGGAACCTTGGCCCATTCGTAGCATTCCCGCGCCCAGCGCCGGGTGCGCTCGGGCAGGGTTTCGACGGGCAGATCTGCGGTGGTCAGCGTCATTGGGACCCTCCGGTGGGTGTGGTGCCTGCACCCACGCTACCGCAACTGTCTGAGACAATCTAGCGAGCGTTGCCCTCGTCGTAATCGGCCGGATCGAATTCCCTTGTCTTCCACCGGAACAGCGACGTCATACCGGGCCAGTTGTTGGTGATGCGCCCCGACGCATTGCGATACCAGCTGGAGCAGAAGTTCCACGGGGTGTCCCGCAGGCGGCGCTGCAGCCAGTCGTCCCAGGACTGCTCCACCTCCGGGCGCGCCGACACGAACCGGCCCGGGTGCTCGGCCAGATACCGCACCGCCTGCCGGATGTAGCGGGCCTGCGACTCCAGCATGTAGATGATCGACCCCGAACCGACATTGGTGTTCGGGCCGTACATGACGAACATGTTCGGAAAGTGCGGCACCGCCATGCCGAGATACGCGCGCGCACCCTCCGGCGACCAATGATCGGACAGCTTGCGCCCGTCCGCACCCGAAATATTCATGGGCGCAAGGAATTCGGTGCCCTTGAACCCGGTGCCGTAGATGATCACATCGACTTCGTGCTCGACCCCGTCGGCGGTGCGGATGCCCGTCGGCGTGACCGCCTCGATGGCCGTGGTCTCCACCCGCACATTGTCCTGGGTGAGTGCGGGGAAGTACTCGTTGGAGAACAGTCCGCGCTTGCAGCCGGCCGCGTAATCCGGAGTCAGCTTGGCACGCAAGGCTTCATCGGGCACCTGCCGTTCGCGATGCCGATCGGCCAGCGCGACCACCGGCGTCTTGATGGCGGGAATATCGGTGAGCGCCAAGGCCAGTACCTCGAAGAACCCCCAGATGGCGAACCGCTCTGCCAGCCGCGTCACCGGCACATGCTTGAACAGCGCGTGATGCAGTGCGCTGTACTCGGTGTCGAATTTCGGCAGCACCCAGGCCGCCGACCGCTGGAACAGCGTCAACCGCGCCACCTGTGGCTGAATCGCCGGAATGTATTGAATGGCACTGGCTCCCGTGCCGATGCAGGCCACCCGCTTGCCGGTGAGGTCCACCGAGTGATCCCATTCCGCCGAATGGAAGGCCGCCCCGGTGAATTCGTCGATCCCCGGCAGGTTCGGCAGCGCGGGCCGCGACAGCTGACCCACCGCGGGCACGAGAACGTCTGCGGTGCGGGTGTTTCCGTCGGCGGTGCGCACCCGCCACACCCCGGCCTGCTCGTCGAACTCGGCATCGGTGACCTCGACGCCGAATTCGATCGAGGCGGGCAGGTCGTACTTTTCGGCGACCCCGCGCATGTACTCGTGAATGTCGCGCTGATGCGAGAACCGCCGCGGCCAATCGGATTTCGGCTCGAACGACCACGAGTACAACGGTGACGGCACATCGCAGGCCGCCCCCGGATAGGTGTTCTCCCGCCACACCCCGCCCAGATCCGCGGCCTTCTCCAGAATGGTGAAGTTGGTGATCCCATGACGCTTCAACTCCAGCGCCAGGCCCAGTCCGGCAAATCCCGCGCCGATGATGAGGATGGACGGCGCTCGCGTGCCTCGATGATCCCGCATGTCTCGACAGTAGGACCGGCCCCGCGGGTTGCGAAGACATACCCGGTCAGTGAATCGGTATTTTCGGCCACGCCGTGAACTGGGTATTCCCGCAACCCTGTCAACAGCGGATGAAAGACACCTCACAGCCCGCTGAGTGGGACGGTGAGTGGCGTCTGACCTGCGACGCCGTCCTCGACTGGACAGCCCCGTGCCCGACTCCCTATATTCACGGAAGACATTGCTCCAATTTGCTTGTCCTGGTTAGTGATTGGCTATTCTGCGGCGCCGCAGGGGGTGTCGTTGCGCGCTGATCGATCACCAGGACTTCGGAGTCGGCTGGTTGTCGCATACGCGATGGCGGGTCGGCTACAGGCCGCGGGCGGCGAGGGTGGGGTTCGCCGCCCGCGGTCTTTTGATTTCGGGATCACCCCAGCTCCGGCCGTGTCCGAATTCGGCTATTCTGCCCGGAAGTGACTTGGTTCACTCTCCAGTAGGGATAGGCAAGGAGCGGTTGGGAACATGTACAGCACCATGCAGGACGAGCAGCTGTCGCTGGCGACACTGCTGAAGTACGCGTCCACCTTCCAGGGCGACAGCACCGTGTCGACCTGGACCGGCGATGGGGTCCGCACGCAAACCTTCCGCGAAATCGGCGCGGACGCGGCGCGGCTGGCGAACGCCCTGCGCGGCTTCGGCATCGGTGAGGGTGACCGGGTCGGCACCTTCATGTGGAACAACAATGAGCACATGGTCGCGTATGTGGCCGTGCCCGCCATGGGTGCGGTGCTGCACGCGCTCAATATCCGCTTGTTCCCCGAGCAGCTGGTGTATGTGGCCAATCATGCCGAGGATCAGGTCGTGATCGTGGACGGCACGCTGCTTCCGATGTTCGCGCAGTACCTGCCCAACCTGAAGACGGTGCGCCACGTGATCGTCGCCAACGGCGATGCGAGCGCCCTGACCGCGCCCGAGGGCGTCACCGTGCACGCCTACACCGAATTGCTTGCCGCGCAACCGGATACCTTCGACTTCCCGGTCATCGACGAGCGGTCGGCGGCGGGCATGTGCTACACCTCCGGCACCACCGGTGACCCCAAGGGCGTCGTCTACTCCCACCGCTCCAACTGGCTGCACGCCGCCCAGGTGATCTCGCCCAGCGGCATGGGCTTCACCTCCGACGACACCGTGCTGGCCATCGTGCCGCTGTTCCACGCGAATGCCTGGGGCATCCCGTACGCCGCCCTCATGTCCGGCACGAACCTGCTCATGCCCGATCGCTTCCTGCAGCCGCAGCCGCTGCTGGAGATGATGGCCGCCACCAAGCCGACCTTCGCCGCCGCCGTGCCCACCATCTGGGGCGGCGTGCTGGCGGCCCTGGCCGCACAGCCGCAGGACATTTCGCATCTGCGCACCTGCGTGGTCGGTGGCGCTGCCGTGCCGCCGTCCATGATGCGCGCCTTCGACGAGAAATTCGGCGTGAAGCTGCTGCACGCGTGGGGCATGACCGAGACCTCCCCGCTGGGCTCGGTCTCGCACCCGCCCACCGGCTCCGAGGGCGAGGAGCGCTGGGCCTACCGCTACACCCAGGGCCGTTTCCCGGCCGGCGTGCAGGCGCGGCTCATCGACGACGAGGGCAATGTGGTGCCCAACGACGGGTCGTCGCTGGGTGAGCTGGAAGTCAAGGGGCCGTGGATCACCGGCTCCTATTACTCGCCCTCCGGAGCCGAGGTGGACCCCGACAAGTTCCACGACGGCTGGCTGCGCACGGGCGATGTCGGCAAGATCAGCCCCAACGGCTATCTGACCCTGGTGGACCGCTCCAAGGATGTCATCAAGTCCGGTGGCGAATGGATCTCCTCGGTGGACCTGGAGAACGCGGTCGTCGGTCATCCGGCTGTGGCCGAGGCCGCCGTCATCGGCATCCCGGACGAGAAGTGGGACGAACGCCCGCTGGTCGCCGTGGTCCTGGCCCAGGGCGTCGAGGCGAAGCCCGAAGAGCTGCGCGAATTCCTGGCAGACAAGTTCGCCAAGTGGCAGCTGCCCGAGTACTGGACCTTCATCGAGGAGGTCCCCAAGACCTCCGTCGGCAAGTACGACAAGAAGCGCCTGCGCGGACAGTATGCGGATGGGGCGCTCACTGTGACCAAGTTGAGCTGAGGGACCTCACACCCCGAGTCCCCGCCCCACAACCCGAATCCGGGCTGTGGGGTGGGCAATCGGGGCACGGAGTGGTTCCACTCGCGGAGACCGGGCCGTACCGTTAGTTTGAGGGCAGTTGCCCGCACACGGGTGGGGTGGACGAGGAGGTCCCTGGCGGCATGACCATCGGAGTGATTCGCGCGGCCGGAACGCGGCTGTGGAACGAGGCGGAGTCGGCTCGGCTGGTGTTGCGCAGCGGGGTGGTGGGGATCGAGACGCCGCACACCATGCTGACCGCGGCCACCGCCATGCTGCGGTACGGGACCATCGCTGCCGGACTGGCTTTGGCGGCGGCGCGGCATCCCGAGCGGACCGCGCTCATCGATGAGCTCGGGGAGCTCACCTTCGCGGAGTTGGAGGAGCGGTCGAATCGGCTCGCGAATGCGTGGCGGGCGCGCGGGCTGCACGGGGGTGAGGGCGTCGCGATTCTGGCGCGCAACCACCGCGGTCTGCTGGACGCGGTTTTCGCCGCGGCCAAGTGCGGGGCGCGAATCATCTTGCTGAACACCGACTTCGCGGGACCGCAGATCCGGGACGTGGCCACGCGTGAGGGCACCGATCTGCTCGTCTACGACGACGAGTACGCCGGCATGCTGGAGGGGGTGACGCCGCGCCGCGGCAGCTACCGGGCGTGGACCGATGAGCCGCGTGCGGACAGTCTGGAAGCCCTTATCGCGGAAGGGGATCCGTCGTCGCCGCCCGCGCCGGGCGCGGTGCCGAAGCTGATCCTGCTGACCAGTGGCACCACCGGAACGCCCAAGGGCGCGCCGCGGGCGGAGCCGAAATCGCTTCTCGCCCTTGGGGCTCTGCTGTCGAAGGTGCCGTTCCGGGCGGGCGAGGTCACCGAATGCTGTGCGCCGATCTTCCATACGCTCGGCTTCGCCATGGCCATGCTGAGCATCGGATTCGGTTCCACGCTGGTGATCCGGCGGCGCTTCGACCCGCAGACCGCCATCGATTCCGCGGCCGAGCACAAGGCCACCACCATGATCGTGGTGCCGGTCATGTTGCAGCGCATGGTGGATCTGGGTCCGAAGGCGCTGACCGCGCATGATCTGACCGCGCTGCGCATCATCTTCGTCGCCGGGTCGCAGTTGGGCGCACAGTTGTGCCGGGATGTGATGGGGACCTTCGGGCCGGTCGTCTACAACCTGTACGGGTCCACCGAGGTCGCCTACGCGACCGTCGCCACGCCGGAAGACCTTGTGGTGGAACCGGGTTGCGTCGGCAAGCCGGTGCTGGGCGCGCACGTGGAGATCGTCGACGAGCGTGGCCGCCGCGTTCCGGCGGGCGTCACCGGTCGCATCTTCGTGGGCAATGGCGTGCAGTTCGAGGGCTACACCGGTGGTGGGCACAAGGAGCAGTTGCGCGGACTCATGTCGTCCGGGGACGTGGGCCACTTCGATTCCGAGGGCAGGCTTTTCATCGACGGGCGGGATGACGACATGATCGTCTCCGGCGGCGAGAACGTCTTCCCGGGCGAGGTCGAGGAACTGCTGCACACCCACCCCGCCGTCATGGAGGCAGCCGTAATCGGTGTGGAGGACGAGAAATTCGGCTCCCGGCTGAAGGCGTTCGTCGTCGTCCACGCCGGGCACGAGCTGACCGAGGACGACACCAAGTCCTTCGTGAAGTCGAACCTGGCGCGCTACAAGGTCCCTCGCGAGGTCGTGTTCATCGACGAGCTGCCCCGCAACCCCACGGGCAAGGTGCTCAAGAAGAACCTCCGCGCCCTCTAGCGCTTCAGCCTGCTCGGCGCTGGGATTCCGCGGGGGAGTCGGCCTGCGGGTCCTGGAGGTCGATCGCGACCAGCAATTCCACGAGATCCTTGACACGGCGCGGGTTTCGGCCGGTCAGCTCCTGGATGCGGCCGAGGCGGTACTTGGCCGTGTTGTGGTGGACGCAGAGGGCGTCGGCGGCCTCGCGGAGGTTCAGGTCGGCGTCGGCGAAGGCGCGGATGGTGTCGGCCAGCGCGCCGCCGCGGGTGCGGTCCTCGGCGAGCAGCGCTTCGATGCGCGGGTCGATGAGGTGGCGGGCGGTTTCGTCGGCGCGCAGCAGCAGATAGCGGAACGGGGTGAGTTCCGGCAGGGCGAGCACGCCGCCGCCGGTGGGCAGCAGATCCAGGGCGGCCCGGGATTCCTGGTAGGCGCGCGGCAGATCGGCGATGCGGGTGACGACCGGGCTGATCCCGACGGCGAGCGGAATTCCGGTGGCCCGCAACTTCTCCTGCATGCGGCGCAGGCGTTCGCACAGGGTGGCGGTGTCGCCGGACCGGCCCAGCGGCAGGATGGCGATCACCTCCGAGCGGCGGGCCACGGCGAGCGTGCGCAGACCGTTGACGCCCACGCGGGCCAGGGCGGCCGACGCGAAATGCCGTGCGTCCGAGTCGGATCCGCCGCGCTGTCCCGGACCCGACGCCGTCGAATCCAGAACGACGGCGGTGACGACGACCAGCGGCATGGCCGGATCCGCGCCGATTCCGTGCGCGTGTGCGAGCGAGAGTTGCGGCCCGCGTTCGGGCAGCGCTCCGTCGAGCAGGCTGTCCAGCAGCGCCCGGCTCTCATCGGTCTCGGCCGAAAGATACTGCTGGAACTCCAGATACGCGTTTGCTGCCTGGGTGCTGGCCAGATCGCAGAACCGGGTCAGCGGCACCACCAGCGACAGCGCCGCCTCGCGTCCCAGCTCCGAATCGTCGGAGGTGCTGAGCAACAGCTTCCACAGCGCCTGCTGCCCGAGCCGGAACGCGCTGATGTAGTCGACCAGGGTGAGCCCCGCCCGCGCGCGCCGGGCCGCGGCTCGCCGGGCGTACGCGATATCGGCCGCGGTGACCTTGCGATGCTCCAGCAGCGCGCTCAATCCGGTGTGGCACAGGTGCGCGAGCTGGTCGCGGACATCGGCGAGGAAGGCTTCGTCGCGGTC contains:
- a CDS encoding PucR family transcriptional regulator encodes the protein MSARSQQSDVAYPDELVAERFRIVERLMDRVPDMAESGVAAIVTQIPAYADRDEAFLADVRDQLAHLCHTGLSALLEHRKVTAADIAYARRAAARRARAGLTLVDYISAFRLGQQALWKLLLSTSDDSELGREAALSLVVPLTRFCDLASTQAANAYLEFQQYLSAETDESRALLDSLLDGALPERGPQLSLAHAHGIGADPAMPLVVVTAVVLDSTASGPGQRGGSDSDARHFASAALARVGVNGLRTLAVARRSEVIAILPLGRSGDTATLCERLRRMQEKLRATGIPLAVGISPVVTRIADLPRAYQESRAALDLLPTGGGVLALPELTPFRYLLLRADETARHLIDPRIEALLAEDRTRGGALADTIRAFADADLNLREAADALCVHHNTAKYRLGRIQELTGRNPRRVKDLVELLVAIDLQDPQADSPAESQRRAG
- a CDS encoding class I SAM-dependent methyltransferase; this translates as MTLTTADLPVETLPERTRRWARECYEWAKVPLLPPGERAGRIYDIVGPQNLFGEDSLFINLGYWRDRPATLDEASRDLARLVAREAELGPGDVQVDVGCGYGDQDFLWAEEFGPLEITGMNIAVEQIEIANRRAAELGLADRIRFTYGSAVALPRESESCTKVTALESAFHFPSHTQFFAEAHRILQPGGKLVAADIVPRANPFTDFAIRVGDTPALRRLPGTLHERDVLDLPRYRKALQQAGFTDVTTYSIRRDVYRPLARHLGKRLRAPDMRRVNPVLRATFSRPGLLLWGPWADYIIAVGTKK
- a CDS encoding acyl-CoA synthetase; protein product: MTIGVIRAAGTRLWNEAESARLVLRSGVVGIETPHTMLTAATAMLRYGTIAAGLALAAARHPERTALIDELGELTFAELEERSNRLANAWRARGLHGGEGVAILARNHRGLLDAVFAAAKCGARIILLNTDFAGPQIRDVATREGTDLLVYDDEYAGMLEGVTPRRGSYRAWTDEPRADSLEALIAEGDPSSPPAPGAVPKLILLTSGTTGTPKGAPRAEPKSLLALGALLSKVPFRAGEVTECCAPIFHTLGFAMAMLSIGFGSTLVIRRRFDPQTAIDSAAEHKATTMIVVPVMLQRMVDLGPKALTAHDLTALRIIFVAGSQLGAQLCRDVMGTFGPVVYNLYGSTEVAYATVATPEDLVVEPGCVGKPVLGAHVEIVDERGRRVPAGVTGRIFVGNGVQFEGYTGGGHKEQLRGLMSSGDVGHFDSEGRLFIDGRDDDMIVSGGENVFPGEVEELLHTHPAVMEAAVIGVEDEKFGSRLKAFVVVHAGHELTEDDTKSFVKSNLARYKVPREVVFIDELPRNPTGKVLKKNLRAL
- a CDS encoding fatty acid desaturase family protein: MSTLTAPESGPMVLSPQEVEEIGRRLDALRARITADLGRRDREYIYSIIKAQRSLEVAGRGLMYLGLLPPFWLAGVTALSLSKILDNMEIGHNVMHGQWDWMHEPTLNSQVFEWDLVCPADQWKHSHNYIHHTYTNIRGRDRDLGYGFLRIDESQRWYPYYLGNPVYAAALMLLVEWGVMLHDLEVENIVRGKRNWSDLRRLISAQWRKAGRQVLKDYVTFPLLTGPLFVPTLAGNATANIVRNIWAYTIIFCGHFPAGVQTFTEEQTADETPGEWYVRQMLGSSNITGSKLFHILSGNLSHQIEHHLFPDLPANRYQEIAPEVRDLCENYGLPYNTGPLSAQIGSVWKKIFRLALPPIITGNASRPAGVIMTR
- a CDS encoding flavin-containing monooxygenase, which produces MRDHRGTRAPSILIIGAGFAGLGLALELKRHGITNFTILEKAADLGGVWRENTYPGAACDVPSPLYSWSFEPKSDWPRRFSHQRDIHEYMRGVAEKYDLPASIEFGVEVTDAEFDEQAGVWRVRTADGNTRTADVLVPAVGQLSRPALPNLPGIDEFTGAAFHSAEWDHSVDLTGKRVACIGTGASAIQYIPAIQPQVARLTLFQRSAAWVLPKFDTEYSALHHALFKHVPVTRLAERFAIWGFFEVLALALTDIPAIKTPVVALADRHRERQVPDEALRAKLTPDYAAGCKRGLFSNEYFPALTQDNVRVETTAIEAVTPTGIRTADGVEHEVDVIIYGTGFKGTEFLAPMNISGADGRKLSDHWSPEGARAYLGMAVPHFPNMFVMYGPNTNVGSGSIIYMLESQARYIRQAVRYLAEHPGRFVSARPEVEQSWDDWLQRRLRDTPWNFCSSWYRNASGRITNNWPGMTSLFRWKTREFDPADYDEGNAR
- a CDS encoding long-chain fatty acid--CoA ligase; this encodes MYSTMQDEQLSLATLLKYASTFQGDSTVSTWTGDGVRTQTFREIGADAARLANALRGFGIGEGDRVGTFMWNNNEHMVAYVAVPAMGAVLHALNIRLFPEQLVYVANHAEDQVVIVDGTLLPMFAQYLPNLKTVRHVIVANGDASALTAPEGVTVHAYTELLAAQPDTFDFPVIDERSAAGMCYTSGTTGDPKGVVYSHRSNWLHAAQVISPSGMGFTSDDTVLAIVPLFHANAWGIPYAALMSGTNLLMPDRFLQPQPLLEMMAATKPTFAAAVPTIWGGVLAALAAQPQDISHLRTCVVGGAAVPPSMMRAFDEKFGVKLLHAWGMTETSPLGSVSHPPTGSEGEERWAYRYTQGRFPAGVQARLIDDEGNVVPNDGSSLGELEVKGPWITGSYYSPSGAEVDPDKFHDGWLRTGDVGKISPNGYLTLVDRSKDVIKSGGEWISSVDLENAVVGHPAVAEAAVIGIPDEKWDERPLVAVVLAQGVEAKPEELREFLADKFAKWQLPEYWTFIEEVPKTSVGKYDKKRLRGQYADGALTVTKLS